The following are from one region of the Rosistilla carotiformis genome:
- a CDS encoding ABC transporter permease, with product MSQEVVQPTTAEAPLWIQRIDAFFDRAGDWCNPILVKEARQALKSRQFIWTFAVLLLGAWIWSFAGTLLMMPGIYYVPGGRAMLLGYYWVLAVPMMLVAPMAANRSLVAEREDGTYEVLSITTLSSYQIILGKLASSVLQLVIYFTALVPCVAFTYILRGIDLPSIALLIASTFLTSVFMVVVGLFLASISNTRSLQSLLMIGMLLLVLLAEYLHGAFAMTLMTSGIRSDDSELLVLLLAIFTLYLVVSIFLIVASAASLSPVSENRSTRLRIMMLVLQGVAIFWALYLIMYSNDLGVRFSRSMFYDFFPGRGTGIVILVLSAFYWIAMGGLMLGESETLSARVRRGLPKTFLGRVLLTWLNPGPGTGMVFAISSFAGIVAAIYALEAWGVIHRVANNQSTVPLGMTLLGYMMFFLGITHLLVSLVRGKGSVTPFVSLVATLLMMSLGCIIPYSIGLYVNNFRSFTWDETQITNWAWTLRQFANGATAVSIPWMVLTMGLLAVAANLLYVGRDVMIRRVSTPQRVLDELAALNPMPESETPIDPLA from the coding sequence ATGAGTCAGGAAGTAGTGCAACCGACAACGGCGGAAGCTCCGCTGTGGATCCAACGCATCGATGCGTTCTTCGATCGCGCGGGGGATTGGTGCAATCCGATCCTTGTCAAAGAAGCGCGGCAGGCGTTAAAGAGTCGCCAATTTATCTGGACCTTCGCCGTGCTGTTGCTGGGCGCCTGGATCTGGTCGTTCGCCGGTACCTTATTAATGATGCCGGGGATCTATTATGTTCCCGGTGGCCGCGCGATGCTGCTGGGATACTACTGGGTCCTCGCGGTGCCAATGATGTTGGTCGCGCCGATGGCCGCCAATCGATCGTTGGTGGCGGAGCGCGAGGACGGCACGTACGAAGTCCTGTCGATCACGACACTCTCGTCCTACCAAATCATCCTCGGCAAACTGGCCAGTTCCGTGCTGCAGTTGGTGATCTACTTCACCGCGCTGGTTCCGTGCGTTGCCTTCACCTACATCTTGCGCGGGATCGACCTGCCCAGCATTGCGCTACTGATCGCGTCGACCTTTCTGACATCGGTCTTTATGGTCGTCGTCGGGCTGTTCCTCGCATCGATCTCCAACACGCGATCGCTGCAATCGTTGCTGATGATCGGAATGTTGTTGTTGGTCCTGTTGGCGGAATACCTGCACGGCGCATTTGCCATGACCTTGATGACGTCGGGAATTCGTAGCGACGACAGCGAACTGCTGGTACTGCTGCTAGCAATCTTTACTCTCTACCTAGTCGTTTCGATTTTCTTGATCGTCGCGTCGGCCGCCAGTTTGTCGCCGGTCAGCGAAAACCGATCGACGCGGTTGCGAATCATGATGCTGGTGCTGCAAGGGGTGGCCATCTTCTGGGCACTCTACCTGATCATGTACTCCAACGATCTGGGAGTCCGATTTTCGCGCAGCATGTTTTACGACTTCTTTCCGGGACGCGGAACGGGCATCGTCATCCTCGTGCTATCGGCTTTCTATTGGATCGCGATGGGCGGATTGATGTTGGGTGAATCGGAGACTTTGTCGGCGCGGGTCCGACGCGGACTCCCCAAAACCTTTCTCGGTCGCGTTCTGTTGACCTGGCTGAATCCTGGCCCGGGGACCGGCATGGTCTTCGCCATCTCCAGCTTCGCCGGCATCGTCGCGGCGATCTATGCGTTGGAAGCATGGGGCGTGATCCATCGCGTGGCGAACAACCAATCGACCGTTCCGCTCGGGATGACGCTGCTGGGTTACATGATGTTCTTTCTCGGCATCACGCACTTGCTGGTCTCGCTGGTCCGCGGCAAAGGAAGCGTCACCCCGTTTGTGTCCCTTGTCGCCACGCTGTTGATGATGTCGCTGGGCTGCATCATCCCCTATTCGATCGGCCTGTACGTAAACAACTTCCGCAGCTTCACTTGGGATGAAACCCAGATCACCAATTGGGCTTGGACGCTGAGGCAGTTCGCCAATGGCGCGACCGCGGTCTCGATCCCCTGGATGGTCCTGACGATGGGATTGTTGGCGGTTGCCGCGAATCTACTTTACGTCGGCCGCGACGTGATGATCCGCCGCGTCTCGACACCGCAGCGCGTGTTGGATGAACTGGCCGCGCTAAATCCGATGCCCGAAAGCGAAACGCCGATCGATCCGTTGGCGTAG
- a CDS encoding permease: MSNDRYRWFAVGDINAFFGLMLDNVAGLILVVSLLAGVFQFPAEFAVQAMVPGTAIGVFVGDLMFFALAFWLAKRTRRSDVTAMPLGLDTPSTFGMVFFVLGPAFIDGKVRLGLDEMEAARFAWHIGIWAIVMSGLFKVVCSPVSGWIRRSVPRAGLLGSLAAIALVLISFLPLLDILKTPLVGLVALAIVLTSLIGRVPLPLRVPGTLGALIVAGGMFYVLRAFGVEGYVASGEHSITPTMFPSMWLEAFEFQWLDRFSEAMKYMPIVLPFAIGTVVGGIDCTESAAAAGDEYPTGTVIFVEAIATLAAGLCGGVVQTTPYIGHPAYKQMGGRSAYTLATALLIGTAGVGGYFVYFYQIIPEAAVFPILIFVGLEITAQSFSATPTRHYAAVALACVPALAFLANSFPSQIFGDPAYSIEGLGDPGLRDKLQTLLILSNGFILTSLLWASALASIIDQRLRRAGGLFLLCGLLTVFGVIHSPVPGSPLYWPWSAEAAMVRQFALGYAVTGLLLVAWSYWLSAIGAPSDSRAEEVESE; this comes from the coding sequence GTGAGCAACGACCGATACCGCTGGTTTGCCGTAGGCGACATCAACGCCTTCTTTGGTTTGATGTTGGATAACGTCGCGGGGCTGATCTTGGTGGTCAGTCTGTTAGCGGGCGTCTTCCAGTTCCCCGCCGAATTCGCCGTGCAGGCGATGGTCCCCGGAACGGCGATCGGCGTCTTCGTTGGCGATTTGATGTTCTTCGCCCTCGCATTCTGGTTGGCCAAGCGGACGCGCCGCAGCGATGTCACCGCGATGCCTTTGGGGCTCGATACGCCCAGCACCTTCGGGATGGTCTTCTTTGTCCTCGGTCCCGCCTTCATCGACGGCAAGGTTCGACTGGGGCTCGATGAAATGGAAGCCGCCCGTTTCGCGTGGCACATTGGCATCTGGGCGATCGTGATGAGTGGCCTGTTTAAAGTCGTCTGCTCGCCGGTCAGCGGTTGGATTCGACGAAGCGTTCCGCGGGCGGGGCTGCTTGGGTCGCTGGCGGCGATCGCTTTGGTGTTGATCAGCTTTCTTCCGCTGCTAGATATTTTGAAAACGCCGTTGGTCGGCTTGGTCGCATTGGCGATCGTATTGACTTCGCTGATCGGCCGGGTGCCGTTGCCCCTTCGTGTGCCCGGCACCTTGGGCGCGTTGATCGTTGCCGGAGGGATGTTCTACGTGTTGCGGGCGTTTGGCGTCGAAGGGTACGTGGCGTCGGGGGAGCATTCGATCACGCCGACGATGTTTCCATCGATGTGGTTGGAAGCGTTTGAGTTCCAGTGGCTCGATCGCTTTAGCGAAGCGATGAAGTACATGCCGATCGTCCTTCCGTTTGCGATCGGAACCGTCGTCGGCGGAATCGATTGCACCGAGAGCGCCGCGGCGGCGGGAGACGAATACCCGACCGGGACGGTGATCTTTGTCGAAGCGATCGCGACCTTGGCGGCTGGGCTGTGCGGCGGCGTGGTGCAAACGACGCCTTACATCGGCCATCCCGCTTACAAGCAGATGGGCGGCCGCAGTGCTTACACTCTGGCGACGGCATTGCTGATCGGAACCGCGGGGGTTGGCGGCTACTTCGTCTACTTCTACCAGATCATCCCCGAAGCGGCGGTCTTTCCGATTCTGATCTTTGTCGGTCTGGAGATCACCGCGCAAAGCTTCTCTGCAACTCCCACCCGGCACTACGCAGCGGTCGCGTTGGCCTGCGTTCCGGCCCTCGCCTTTTTAGCCAACAGCTTTCCATCGCAGATCTTTGGCGATCCGGCCTACTCGATCGAAGGGCTCGGCGATCCGGGGTTGCGGGACAAACTGCAAACACTGCTGATCCTTTCCAACGGATTCATTCTGACAAGTCTGCTGTGGGCGTCGGCACTCGCTTCGATCATCGACCAGCGATTGCGTCGAGCCGGGGGGCTGTTTCTTCTTTGTGGTTTGCTGACGGTCTTCGGGGTGATTCATTCGCCCGTTCCTGGATCGCCGTTGTATTGGCCGTGGAGTGCGGAGGCGGCGATGGTCCGCCAGTTCGCGTTGGGGTACGCCGTGACCGGACTGCTGTTGGTCGCTTGGTCGTACTGGTTGTCGGCGATCGGTGCGCCTTCGGACAGTCGCGCCGAAGAGGTCGAATCGGAATAG
- a CDS encoding ABC transporter ATP-binding protein codes for MIPYHSDNAVIELRRLHRSFGKTRAVNDVSFSVPRGTVFGYIGPNGAGKTTSMRILATLELPTLGDAYVDGFSVVNDPDHVRRRLGFMPDAFGTYPSVNCHEYIDFYARAYGLAGRQRHQRVRWVMDFTRLDGIAEKPIRGLSKGMKQRLCLGRALVHDPAVLILDEPAAGLDPRARIELRRMIRALAEDGKTVLVSSHILTELAEMCDRVGIIEQGRLLATGSVDEIQRQQRTHREFVVRVIDHRDTAVQMLESNDHVSHLIVDGELVRFQYEGDVTHQATLLASLIAAGVSVAEFSSHARSLEDVFMQVTEGLVQ; via the coding sequence ATGATTCCCTACCACAGCGACAATGCGGTGATCGAACTGCGGCGTCTGCACCGCAGCTTTGGCAAGACCCGCGCGGTCAACGATGTTTCGTTTAGTGTTCCCCGTGGAACGGTGTTCGGCTACATCGGCCCCAACGGCGCGGGGAAGACGACCAGCATGCGGATCTTGGCGACGCTGGAATTGCCGACGCTGGGGGATGCGTATGTCGATGGTTTTTCGGTCGTCAATGATCCCGATCACGTTCGCCGTCGATTGGGATTCATGCCCGACGCGTTTGGCACCTACCCGAGCGTGAACTGTCACGAATACATCGACTTCTACGCGCGAGCCTACGGACTGGCCGGGCGCCAGCGGCACCAACGAGTCCGCTGGGTGATGGACTTCACGCGATTGGACGGTATCGCCGAGAAACCGATCCGCGGACTCAGCAAAGGGATGAAGCAGCGGTTGTGCCTGGGCCGAGCTTTGGTTCACGATCCGGCAGTTCTGATCCTCGACGAACCGGCGGCCGGATTGGATCCTCGGGCGCGGATCGAATTGCGAAGGATGATCCGGGCGCTGGCCGAAGATGGCAAAACCGTTTTGGTCAGCAGCCACATCCTGACGGAGCTAGCCGAGATGTGCGATCGGGTCGGGATCATCGAACAGGGGCGTCTTTTGGCGACCGGCAGTGTCGATGAGATCCAACGCCAGCAGCGCACCCATCGCGAGTTTGTGGTTCGGGTGATCGACCATCGCGACACGGCGGTTCAAATGCTGGAGAGCAACGATCATGTCAGCCACTTGATCGTCGATGGAGAATTGGTTCGCTTCCAATACGAAGGCGATGTCACCCATCAGGCGACGCTGCTCGCATCGCTGATCGCGGCGGGGGTGAGTGTCGCGGAATTTTCATCGCACGCCCGATCGCTGGAAGATGTCTTCATGCAAGTTACCGAAGGGTTGGTGCAATGA